GTGTAGATGATTTTGGCGCCGAGCGTCTGACCCATACCCTGAAAGATTATTTGGATGAAGACACGGTCACCAGCCCCTTTGGTGCAGAGGATGCCGAGTACGAGTCCAGGCCTGCGCCTTACCGCGCGGCCAATACCCTGATGAATCACAAGAGTGAACTGAGGGCCGTGATTGGATTTACTGAAGAGGTGTACCGCAATCTGTCACCTTATGTGTGTGCCATTCCGGGCAATGACAGACAGTTGCTGAACATCAACACACTCAAGGTGGAGCAGGCCGCACTCCTGGTGGGAATGCTGGACGGCCAGCTCAGTGTGGGTGAGGCAGAAAGCATTATCAATCAGCGGCCATCGGAAGGATTCGACAATCTGGATGAGTTTTGGCAACTGACCAGCGTAAAACCGGACGATAAGCTCAAGTCCAGCATAGTGCTCGACAGCAAGTTCTTTCTGCTGGAGGCGGGCTCAAAATTGGATGATCGGATTTTCAGGCTCGACAGTGTGCTGGCCCGCACGAGTGGTAACCACATGGACACCCTGACACGCCAATACGGCGGCCAGCAATAGTGCATGGTGATACAGAATAACAACACAGCCTCCCCAAAGCGGGGGCCGGAGAATGACAGTGAGTGAAAGGCTATTTATCCGCCTGGGCACCAAGGCTCAGGACAGCTGTTCCTGGCTGATTTGGTCTGAGCAGGAACAGGAGATTATCGCCTCGGGAGAACTGCCGGGTGCCGAGTCCCTCGCCAGCCTGACGGAAAGGGCGGGCAACCGTCCGGTAGATATTCTGGTGCCTGCGTCCAGCATGACCCTGACCGAAATACATTTGCCGGAAAAAGGCCAGCGTCAGGCGCTCAAGGCGTTGCCATTCATGCTGGAAGAAAACATCGCCCAGGATGTGGATGATATGCATTTTGTGGTGGGGAGCCGCGATGGTGAGCGCCTGTCTGTGGCCGCTGTTGCCCACGAGCAGATGCAAACCTGGCTTGGCTGGCTGGCCGATGCTGGCCTGAAGGCACGCAGACTGGTGCCTGACTGTTTGGCTCTGCCGCTGGAAAGCTGTGAGTGGGCGGCCATGTTGATGGGGCAGGAGCTGCTGGTGCGTACCGGTAAAGGCTCGGGTCTTAATCTGCCACAGGACTGGTTGCCTGTGGCCTTGCCCATGATGCTTGCCGATAAAGAGATGGCGCCTTCAGTGGCCACTTACAACGACATGAATATCCCCGGCGCCGATGTTAAACCGCAAACCCTCGAGCTGCCCATGCTGGTGTTGGCTCGCGGCGTATTGCAGGCGCCGATGAATCTGCTGACCGGCAGCTATAAGCCAAAGCGTGAGCTCAGCAAGCATCTGTTGCAGTGGAAGAGTGCCCTTATAGTCGTAGCGGTAGCACTCTTGTTGGCGCTGGTGAACAAGGGGCTGACCATCTACCAGGTTGGTAATCAGGCCGATGTGCTCAAGGCCGAGAGTGAGGCCATTTACCGTCAGGTAGTGCCCGGTTCAAGCCGCATCGTTAACCTGCGTTCTCAGTTGGATAACGAAGTACGCAAGTTATCGGGCAGCGGCAGTGGCGCCGAGTTTTTCAGCATGCTGCAGCGTTTGAAAACGTCTTTTGCGGCCGTGCCTGAATTGAAACCCAACAGCCTCAGATTTGACAGTGCCCGCAGTGAAATCCGTATGCAGGTGACCGCAAAGGACTATGCCCAGATAGAAAAATTCAAAGAACTGGTTGGCAAAGATTTTGAACTGGAAGCCGGTGCCATGAACAGCAGTGACGAGGCCGTCACCAGCACCCTGACCTTGAGGAGTCGCTAATATGGACAAGCTGAAAGCCTGGTGGGATGGCCTGGCAACCCGCGAGCAGCAACTGGTTGGAGCCGGTGGGTTCATGCTCGTTATCGCCGTGTTTTATTTTGGCATCTGGAGCCCAATCTCGAATGCAGAAGAGGCGGCGCTGGGGCGGCTCAAAGCACAGCAGCAAACCCTGAGCTATGTGAAAGACACTGCCAATCGCCTTGCCGGATTGCGCCAAAGTGGCAGTCGTCCGGCATTAACCGGCAGCATCACCAACGTGGTGAACCAAACCGCCAGCCGTTATGGGCTGACCATTACCCGCATGCAGCCTCAGGGAAATAAAATCCAGTTGTGGATGGATGATGTGCCCTTCGATGCGCTGCTGAGTTATCTGGGCGATCTGGTGCAGCAAAAAGGTCTGTCGCTGGAGTTGCTGGATGTGGGTGAAACCGACACCCCCGGCATGGTGAAAGTCCGTCGTATTCAATTGGCCCAATAAGGGCAAAAGGGTTTAGCGAGTGTTTAAAAAGATAGTCATTGGCATACTCCTGTATCTGGTATTTCTTATTGTGCTGCTGCCAGCATCTCTGGTGGTTGCACTTGCACCTCTGCCACAGGGCATCAACATTGGTGGCGTAACAGGTACCTTGTGGCAGGGTGAAGCGGCCACGGTTCAAATCAAAGACAGGCAACTTGAGCAGGTTAAATGGGATATACATGCCCTTAAGTTGCTCACAGGTGCACTGGTGGCCGATGTGCAGATAGGCGGCAGGGCTTCGGCTCTGCAGATGAAAGGTGAGCTTGGCTGGTCGTTCTCTGGCGTTCGTGTTGCCAATCTTAAGCTCGACACCGGGCATGGCTTTTTGCTGGGTAATACCAGGTTGCCGTTTGGCGCCAAGGTGCAGGGGGATGTCAGCCTGATGCTCGGCGAGTATCGACAGGGTCAGCCCCTGTGCGACAGCCTCACTGGCAAGTTATTTATTCAAAACGCCAATCTCAACAACCAATTTGGCGAATATCCCCTGGGCAGCGTTGAGCTGAATCTGGCCTGCGATGCCGGACAGGTGCAACTGCTCGCCATGGAAGATAAAAACCAGTTGGGTCTGACTGGCACTGTGCTGCTGGCTGACCAGGGTAAAGTGGTCGTGAAGGCTAAAATCCGTGAAACCGATTTTCAGACAGAAGATATGAAAAAGGCGCTGGCGTTCCTGGGCCGCAAAGATGCCGAGGGTTATTACCCGCTCGTGTGGCAGGGCAAGGTGCCTGGACTCTGATGGAGTCAGCAATAAAAAAGGCGCCTGTGGCGCCTTTTTTATTAATCAGAACTATTACTGTCGGATACATAAGTGTCAGCATGGATAAACAGTATGTACTTGGCCTTGTAATGTTGGCTGTTGTCGCTCAGCAGCAGGCCGATTGCGATGCCCGTAATCAACTCAAGGAGTAGTGGAAGGATTCTTCTCATATTCACAGCATCTATTAATTGTGTGATATGGGTCGTCGCGTCTTCGCTCGAGTCTATTTTATCGGCCACTTGAACTGGTCTGGTTTGAATTGACGATAATGCCTTTGCTGCTTTTGAAGGCGATGTATCTGCGTTGTCCGTCTACTGTTGCAGATACGAAGATGTTTTTCAGCCCAGCGTCGCGAAAGAGCAGGTCCTTGGCCTTATCCCACCCGGCTTCTGACTGATAGTGCACAGTCAGGGTACAGATACTGTCGGAGCAGACTGGCTTGTCCACGTCGAGTTCGGGCAGTATTTCAGCCATCTCTGTAAGATTGCTGTTGAGGGCCTCCTCAAATTGCGACGCTTGTTCAGTACGATTTGCATAACTCAGCCATTCGCTGAATACCTCGAAGTTGTTGGCATCCAGCAACACGCTGATTACCCCAACGTTGACAGTATCATTTTTATTCAGCAGCAGCGCCTCAAAGTCTGTGGCGTTGCTGAGTTCACAGTAATCCTCTGATGCCTGTATTTCACATATCTGTTCGCGTAAATCCATTGACAGGGTCTGAGGCTGAGACGACGCTTCAGGCTCGTCTTGTT
This sequence is a window from Shewanella zhangzhouensis. Protein-coding genes within it:
- the gspK gene encoding type II secretion system minor pseudopilin GspK, producing MRKQHGVALIVVLLIIAIVAVIATNVTARNQISMRRTMNLAQYDQGYWYALSAEELARKVLKQDLDDSEGKVHLQQYWALANVVFPVQGGEIAGKISDMRACFNLNALSVASKEVENGQPQLPLAAKQFKALLVALGVDDFGAERLTHTLKDYLDEDTVTSPFGAEDAEYESRPAPYRAANTLMNHKSELRAVIGFTEEVYRNLSPYVCAIPGNDRQLLNINTLKVEQAALLVGMLDGQLSVGEAESIINQRPSEGFDNLDEFWQLTSVKPDDKLKSSIVLDSKFFLLEAGSKLDDRIFRLDSVLARTSGNHMDTLTRQYGGQQ
- the gspL gene encoding type II secretion system protein GspL, with product MSERLFIRLGTKAQDSCSWLIWSEQEQEIIASGELPGAESLASLTERAGNRPVDILVPASSMTLTEIHLPEKGQRQALKALPFMLEENIAQDVDDMHFVVGSRDGERLSVAAVAHEQMQTWLGWLADAGLKARRLVPDCLALPLESCEWAAMLMGQELLVRTGKGSGLNLPQDWLPVALPMMLADKEMAPSVATYNDMNIPGADVKPQTLELPMLVLARGVLQAPMNLLTGSYKPKRELSKHLLQWKSALIVVAVALLLALVNKGLTIYQVGNQADVLKAESEAIYRQVVPGSSRIVNLRSQLDNEVRKLSGSGSGAEFFSMLQRLKTSFAAVPELKPNSLRFDSARSEIRMQVTAKDYAQIEKFKELVGKDFELEAGAMNSSDEAVTSTLTLRSR
- a CDS encoding type II secretion system protein M, with the translated sequence MDKLKAWWDGLATREQQLVGAGGFMLVIAVFYFGIWSPISNAEEAALGRLKAQQQTLSYVKDTANRLAGLRQSGSRPALTGSITNVVNQTASRYGLTITRMQPQGNKIQLWMDDVPFDALLSYLGDLVQQKGLSLELLDVGETDTPGMVKVRRIQLAQ
- a CDS encoding type II secretion system protein N, whose protein sequence is MFKKIVIGILLYLVFLIVLLPASLVVALAPLPQGINIGGVTGTLWQGEAATVQIKDRQLEQVKWDIHALKLLTGALVADVQIGGRASALQMKGELGWSFSGVRVANLKLDTGHGFLLGNTRLPFGAKVQGDVSLMLGEYRQGQPLCDSLTGKLFIQNANLNNQFGEYPLGSVELNLACDAGQVQLLAMEDKNQLGLTGTVLLADQGKVVVKAKIRETDFQTEDMKKALAFLGRKDAEGYYPLVWQGKVPGL